The proteins below come from a single Acinonyx jubatus isolate Ajub_Pintada_27869175 chromosome A1, VMU_Ajub_asm_v1.0, whole genome shotgun sequence genomic window:
- the LOC106975132 gene encoding protein FAM170A-like isoform X2 → MKQKQKRKHLESTYFPETSKKSRGIPKSHKYDPPPEYSLEDSTLVSEAKDGHSELKYFSCNSSFHHHPYVEVLKSGEDSSHSGPSRLVQFHNQMAKVSGSEQIFGVPSPDRPIHSEVTKGQEDVPPAESCVVVPACNQAAEEKSSVSEYFSCVSFVRKLVPVDECGIHQLHQGVSCLGYQLETSSPFPHVSFPFPLVSDTKSSFTSEDMKEERLMKIYYMRVQMKRGVAALCDTEEGLEPPSKKTRIEEMTFLEKSPTEATLSYVGTKELLTDSESSWNNEDQEEQEEVESPAEPPAVDECSRAKTPEWLVSQDSGVRCMGCCRVFPTLEVLQQHVQHGISEGFSCRTFHLTLTWLKSKKSRIEKKKRRKRNKVRKIMFQCQKGKHFGMKSSHK, encoded by the exons atgaagcagaaacaaaaaaggaaacatctgGAAAGTACATACTTTCCCGAAACTTCCAAGAAGTCAAGAG gaatcccaaagtcacacaaataTGATCCACCACCTGAGTACTCTTTGGAAGACAGTACTCTGGTCTCTGAGGCAAAAGATGGACACTCTGAATTGAAATACTTCTCCTGTAACTCCTCCTTTCACCATCACCCTTATGTTg agGTCTTAAAATCAGGTGAAGACTCTTCACATTCTGGACCCTCTAGGTTGGTCCAGTTCCACAACCAGATGGCAAAGGTTTCAGGCTCAGAACAGATCTTCGGTGTCCCTTCTCCAGACAGGCCCATTCACAGTG AAGTCACGAAAGGTCAAGAGGATGTCCCTCCTGCTGAGTCATGTGTAGTGGTCCCTGCCTGCAATCAGGCAGCAGAAGAAAAGTCCTCTGTCTCAGAATACTTTTCCTGTGTTTCCTTTGTACGCAAGCTCGTTCCTGTTGATGAGTGtg GAATCCATCAATTACATCAAGGTGTTTCTTGTCTTGGATACCAGTTGGAGACTTCCTCCCCCTTTCCACACGTCTCCTTCCCATTCCCTTTGGTCAGTGATACTAAGTCCTCTTTTACCTCAGAAGACATGAAAGAGGAAAGGCTCATGAAAATTTACTATATGCGTGTCCAGATGAAAAGGGGAGTGGCTGCCTTATGTGACACAGAGGAAGGACTGGAGCCTCCCTcaaagaagacaagaatagaAGAAATGACCTTTCTTGAAAAGAGCCCTACAGAAGCCACCCTCTCTTATGTGGGTACGAAGGAACTCCTGACTGACAGTGAGTCCAGCTGGAACAACGAAGACCAAGAGGAACAGGAGGAGGTTGAGAGTCCAGCAGAACCTCCAGCTGTAGATGAGTGTTCCAGGGCCAAGACGCCCGAATGGCTGGTGTCCCAGGATAGTGGTGTCAGGTGCATGGGCTGCTGCCGGGTCTTTCCCACCTTAGAGGTCCTCCAGCAGCACGTGCAGCATGGGATCAGTGAGGGCTTTAGCTGCCGTACTTTCCATCTTACCTTGACTTGGCTGAAGAGCAAGAAGAGCAGGatagagaagaagaagaggaggaagaggaataaAGTCAGGAAGATAATGTTCCAATGCCAGAAAGGAAAGCATTTTGGCATGAAATCTTCACACAAATAA
- the LOC106975132 gene encoding protein FAM170A-like isoform X1, producing MKQKQKRKHLESTYFPETSKKSRANMNIKVLHHGHKGMAPTQDQIARGDSSSSDYFSCISSENMFAGAGIPKSHKYDPPPEYSLEDSTLVSEAKDGHSELKYFSCNSSFHHHPYVEVLKSGEDSSHSGPSRLVQFHNQMAKVSGSEQIFGVPSPDRPIHSEVTKGQEDVPPAESCVVVPACNQAAEEKSSVSEYFSCVSFVRKLVPVDECGIHQLHQGVSCLGYQLETSSPFPHVSFPFPLVSDTKSSFTSEDMKEERLMKIYYMRVQMKRGVAALCDTEEGLEPPSKKTRIEEMTFLEKSPTEATLSYVGTKELLTDSESSWNNEDQEEQEEVESPAEPPAVDECSRAKTPEWLVSQDSGVRCMGCCRVFPTLEVLQQHVQHGISEGFSCRTFHLTLTWLKSKKSRIEKKKRRKRNKVRKIMFQCQKGKHFGMKSSHK from the exons atgaagcagaaacaaaaaaggaaacatctgGAAAGTACATACTTTCCCGAAACTTCCAAGAAGTCAAGAG caaatatgaatataaaagttCTGCATCATGGACACAAGGGAATGGCCCCAACTCAAGACCAGATAGCAAGGGGAGATTCTTCCTCTTCAGATTACTTCTCCTGCATCTCTTCAGAAAACATGTTTGCTGGTGCTG gaatcccaaagtcacacaaataTGATCCACCACCTGAGTACTCTTTGGAAGACAGTACTCTGGTCTCTGAGGCAAAAGATGGACACTCTGAATTGAAATACTTCTCCTGTAACTCCTCCTTTCACCATCACCCTTATGTTg agGTCTTAAAATCAGGTGAAGACTCTTCACATTCTGGACCCTCTAGGTTGGTCCAGTTCCACAACCAGATGGCAAAGGTTTCAGGCTCAGAACAGATCTTCGGTGTCCCTTCTCCAGACAGGCCCATTCACAGTG AAGTCACGAAAGGTCAAGAGGATGTCCCTCCTGCTGAGTCATGTGTAGTGGTCCCTGCCTGCAATCAGGCAGCAGAAGAAAAGTCCTCTGTCTCAGAATACTTTTCCTGTGTTTCCTTTGTACGCAAGCTCGTTCCTGTTGATGAGTGtg GAATCCATCAATTACATCAAGGTGTTTCTTGTCTTGGATACCAGTTGGAGACTTCCTCCCCCTTTCCACACGTCTCCTTCCCATTCCCTTTGGTCAGTGATACTAAGTCCTCTTTTACCTCAGAAGACATGAAAGAGGAAAGGCTCATGAAAATTTACTATATGCGTGTCCAGATGAAAAGGGGAGTGGCTGCCTTATGTGACACAGAGGAAGGACTGGAGCCTCCCTcaaagaagacaagaatagaAGAAATGACCTTTCTTGAAAAGAGCCCTACAGAAGCCACCCTCTCTTATGTGGGTACGAAGGAACTCCTGACTGACAGTGAGTCCAGCTGGAACAACGAAGACCAAGAGGAACAGGAGGAGGTTGAGAGTCCAGCAGAACCTCCAGCTGTAGATGAGTGTTCCAGGGCCAAGACGCCCGAATGGCTGGTGTCCCAGGATAGTGGTGTCAGGTGCATGGGCTGCTGCCGGGTCTTTCCCACCTTAGAGGTCCTCCAGCAGCACGTGCAGCATGGGATCAGTGAGGGCTTTAGCTGCCGTACTTTCCATCTTACCTTGACTTGGCTGAAGAGCAAGAAGAGCAGGatagagaagaagaagaggaggaagaggaataaAGTCAGGAAGATAATGTTCCAATGCCAGAAAGGAAAGCATTTTGGCATGAAATCTTCACACAAATAA